CTGTCTGCCGGGCGATCTGCCGGAATACCTCGAAGTCGACATGCTCGACGTCGGTGTGGGCCGACACATTCACCTCTCCGACCTGAAACTGCCGCCGGGTGTGGAGCTGGTTTCCCTGTCGCAGGGCGGCGACCATGACGCCCAGGTGGTGGCGGTGGTGCCGACCAAGGGTGGTGGTGACGAAGCCGGCGGTTGATCGCTCCCGCCCGGTTTTCGCTTGAGCGCGCGGATCGACGCCATCGTCGGGCTGGGCAACCCCGGCCCCGACTATGCGGCCACCCGCCACAATGCCGGCTGCTGGCTGGTCGACCGGCTGGCTGCGCTGGCCGGCGTCCGGCTGCGCGAAGAGCGCAAGTTCCATGGCCGTCACGCCCGCGCGTTCTGGCAGGGTTGCGAATTTCACCTGCTGCAACCGGACACCTTCATGAACCGCAGCGGCCGGGCCGTGACGGCCCTGCTGCGCTTTTACCAGATTCCGCCCAGCCGTCTGCTGCTGGTCCACGATGAACTCGATCTGCCGCCCGGCGTGGCCCGCTTCAAGCAAGGCGGCGGCCATGGCGGTCACAATGGCCTGCGCGACATCATCGAGCAGTTGGGCGGTGACAAAAGCTTCTACCGGCTGCGTCTTGGCATCGGCCACCCCGGAGACAGTTCACGGGTGGTCACCTATGTGCTCAATCCGCCCACTGCGGCAGAGCGCGAGGCGATCGACCAGGCGATGGATGATGCCCTGCGGGCACTCCCCGACGCCCTCAATGGCAACTGGGCGACGGCGATGAGCCGGTTGCATGCCCCCACCTGACATCGAATAGGTCCTGACATGGGATTCAAATGTGGCATTGTCGGCTTGCCGAACGTGGGCAAATCGACCCTGTTCAATGCACTCACCCAGGCCGGCATCGATGCCGCCAACTTCCCCTTCTGCACCATCGATCCCCACACCGGGGTGGTGCCGATGCCCGATCCACGGCTCGACCGGCTGGCGCAGATCGTCCAACCGGAGCGGGTGGTGCCTACCACGATGGAGTTCGTCGACATCGCCGGGCTGGTGGCGGGTGCCTCGAAAGGCGAGGGACTGGGCAACCAGTTTCTTGCCAACATCCGTGAGACCGATGCCATTGCCCAGGTGGTCCGCTGTTTCGAGGATGACAACATCATCCATGTGGCCAACCGCGTCGACCCGGTGTCTGACATCGAAGTGATCAACACCGAACTGGCGCTGGCCGACCTCGACACCGTCGAAAAGAACCTGGCCCGCAGCGCGCGTGCCGCCAAGGGTGGCGACAAGGAGGCAATTGCGCTGCATGCCCTGCTGGAGCGCATCCAGCCCGAACTGAACCAGGCCAGACCGGTGCGCACGCTGGGGCTGGAGCCTGCGGCGCTGGCACTGTTGCGGCCACTGCATCTGCTCACCGTCAAACCGACCCTCTACATCGCCAATGTCGCCGAAGGCGAGGAGGACAACGACCACGTTCGCGCGGTGCGGGCGGTGGCGGCGGCCGAAGGGGCCGAGGTGGTGGTGATCTGCAATCAGCTCGAGGCCGAGATCGCCGAACTCGAAGAGTCCGAAAAAGCCGAGTTTCTCGAATCGCTCGGCTTCGAGGAGCCCGGCCTCAACCGGCTGATC
Above is a genomic segment from Pseudomonadales bacterium containing:
- the pth gene encoding aminoacyl-tRNA hydrolase, with amino-acid sequence MSARIDAIVGLGNPGPDYAATRHNAGCWLVDRLAALAGVRLREERKFHGRHARAFWQGCEFHLLQPDTFMNRSGRAVTALLRFYQIPPSRLLLVHDELDLPPGVARFKQGGGHGGHNGLRDIIEQLGGDKSFYRLRLGIGHPGDSSRVVTYVLNPPTAAEREAIDQAMDDALRALPDALNGNWATAMSRLHAPT
- the ychF gene encoding redox-regulated ATPase YchF, whose protein sequence is MGFKCGIVGLPNVGKSTLFNALTQAGIDAANFPFCTIDPHTGVVPMPDPRLDRLAQIVQPERVVPTTMEFVDIAGLVAGASKGEGLGNQFLANIRETDAIAQVVRCFEDDNIIHVANRVDPVSDIEVINTELALADLDTVEKNLARSARAAKGGDKEAIALHALLERIQPELNQARPVRTLGLEPAALALLRPLHLLTVKPTLYIANVAEGEEDNDHVRAVRAVAAAEGAEVVVICNQLEAEIAELEESEKAEFLESLGFEEPGLNRLIRAGYRLLGLHTYFTAGQKEVRAWTIPIGATAPKAAAVIHTDFERGFIRAEVIAYDDFVAGNGEQGAKEAGKWRLEGKEYIVADGDVIHFRFNV